One Pyrofollis japonicus DNA window includes the following coding sequences:
- a CDS encoding methionine synthase yields MTQEYRVPRAFPVTVVGSYPKMPEAEEAIKLRRKGVISEEEFHERVKPAIKKVIEDYLWAGVDILSDGEQSREDMVVYFAERLGGYRIGDWVRIFDNVYFRKPVVYAKVEYKGPMAVMDWEYAQSISQGRPVKAIITGPYTMVDWSFDTYYGDRRELVLEMAKVLRNEIEEFVKRGAKYVQVDEPALPARPRKEEAELVKEALEIMLKGIDAKKIVHICFGRIEKLIPYFLEFPVDQIDLEFKNSEFKLLPYLKEYGFNKELGYGVVDVHSLRVETPEEIIEAVERLMKLDILGPEKIYLDPDCGLKRLPREIARQKLRSIAIAAKQLRKQYGYEE; encoded by the coding sequence TTGACCCAGGAGTACCGTGTTCCGAGAGCGTTCCCGGTCACAGTGGTCGGTAGCTACCCGAAGATGCCGGAAGCCGAGGAGGCTATCAAGCTTCGGAGAAAGGGTGTTATCAGCGAAGAGGAGTTCCATGAGCGCGTGAAGCCCGCCATAAAGAAGGTTATTGAGGACTACTTGTGGGCTGGCGTCGATATTCTCAGCGATGGCGAGCAGAGCCGCGAAGATATGGTCGTCTATTTCGCTGAAAGGCTTGGAGGCTACCGCATAGGCGACTGGGTAAGGATATTCGATAACGTGTACTTCCGTAAACCAGTGGTCTACGCCAAGGTCGAGTACAAGGGCCCCATGGCGGTCATGGACTGGGAGTACGCGCAGAGTATCTCCCAGGGCAGACCCGTCAAGGCAATCATCACCGGCCCCTACACTATGGTTGACTGGAGCTTCGACACATACTACGGCGATCGTCGCGAACTCGTACTCGAAATGGCGAAGGTGCTCCGCAACGAGATAGAGGAGTTCGTGAAGCGAGGCGCCAAGTACGTACAGGTTGATGAGCCCGCCCTGCCAGCCAGGCCGCGCAAAGAGGAGGCAGAGCTAGTGAAGGAAGCACTAGAGATAATGCTCAAGGGGATCGATGCGAAGAAGATAGTACACATATGCTTCGGCCGAATAGAGAAGCTCATACCATACTTCCTCGAATTCCCCGTAGACCAGATAGACCTCGAGTTCAAGAACTCCGAGTTCAAGCTACTACCATACCTCAAGGAGTACGGGTTCAACAAGGAACTAGGCTACGGAGTCGTTGACGTGCACAGCCTCCGGGTAGAGACCCCCGAGGAGATAATAGAGGCCGTAGAGAGGCTCATGAAGCTAGACATACTAGGCCCAGAGAAAATCTACCTAGACCCAGACTGTGGGCTGAAAAGACTGCCGAGAGAAATAGCTAGACAGAAGCTGCGCTCAATAGCAATAGCGGCAAAGCAGCTTAGAAAACAATATGGCTACGAAGAGTAA
- the porB gene encoding pyruvate synthase subunit PorB, with protein MAINIKQLPKKKYVMPGNAACPGCPESMGFKYLGMALGDKAVVVIPAGCSSVIQGLWPKQGFGLPILNIVFAASASAASGLARALKRRGVDAQVVVWAGDGGTADIGFQALSAAAERGEDIIYICVDNEAYMNTGIQRSGLTPYGAWTTTTHTGKRQFKKPMPQIVAAHRVPYVATASVGYPWDFIAKLKKAASIRGFKYIHLHAPCPVGWRFDPSLTAKIAQLAVETGAWILYEYENGRLRLNPPSNRLIDPSKRKPIEEYLKLQGRFRHLKPEDIKMIQKEIETNWEEIIRTLKVQGDL; from the coding sequence TTGGCTATAAACATCAAGCAGCTCCCCAAGAAGAAGTACGTAATGCCGGGCAACGCTGCGTGCCCCGGATGCCCAGAGTCAATGGGGTTCAAGTACCTCGGAATGGCTCTCGGCGATAAAGCAGTGGTAGTCATACCAGCAGGCTGTAGCTCCGTAATCCAGGGACTATGGCCTAAGCAGGGATTCGGGCTACCCATACTCAACATAGTCTTCGCCGCGAGCGCATCAGCTGCGAGCGGGCTAGCAAGAGCCCTGAAGAGAAGAGGCGTAGATGCACAAGTAGTAGTGTGGGCCGGCGATGGAGGCACGGCAGACATAGGCTTCCAAGCCCTAAGCGCAGCAGCTGAGAGAGGAGAAGACATCATATACATATGTGTTGACAACGAGGCCTACATGAACACCGGTATACAGAGAAGCGGCCTAACACCCTACGGCGCCTGGACAACCACCACGCACACCGGTAAGAGGCAGTTCAAGAAACCAATGCCACAGATAGTGGCTGCGCACCGCGTACCCTACGTAGCGACAGCGAGCGTTGGCTACCCCTGGGACTTCATAGCAAAGCTCAAGAAGGCTGCAAGCATAAGGGGCTTCAAGTACATACACCTCCACGCCCCCTGCCCGGTAGGCTGGAGATTCGACCCCTCCCTAACCGCCAAGATAGCCCAGCTAGCAGTCGAGACAGGGGCGTGGATACTCTACGAGTACGAGAACGGCAGGCTAAGGCTAAACCCGCCAAGCAACAGGCTCATAGACCCATCGAAGAGAAAACCAATAGAAGAGTACCTCAAGCTACAGGGAAGATTCCGCCACCTAAAACCAGAAGACATCAAGATGATACAGAAAGAGATAGAGACCAACTGGGAAGAAATCATACGCACACTCAAAGTACAGGGAGACCTTTAG
- a CDS encoding transketolase C-terminal domain-containing protein, which produces MPKLVAMRGNEAVAYATKYARVEIVAAYPITPQTIIVEKIDELISKGEMDAEMIHVESEHSALAATYGAASGGVRAFTATSSHGLAYMYEMLWWTAGSRIPVVMAVVTRAIGPPWNIHVSHEDILMTRDTGWLVSMAENNQEAFDLTLLMFRITEDPRVYLPGIVGLDGFILSHTVEPVELPDQETVDEFLPPRRQPYVMEPGEPKAMGNLVPDEFFEELRMDMQQSMENAVKVIKEVGAEYGKYFGRDYSNMIDCYRCSDADYLIAGIGSWMGDAKIAADKLREKGYRVGVARLRWIRPFPWHDLREIAMGKKGVIVMDRSLSTGHAGPLFLEISSALEGKPSMVGVPAGIGGVDISHDDVALFAEKAIQLIEENGRVYIPVMWYHLGKIFPTYPSSGVKLD; this is translated from the coding sequence GTGCCGAAGCTCGTAGCTATGAGAGGTAATGAGGCAGTAGCATACGCGACAAAGTATGCACGAGTAGAGATTGTTGCTGCCTACCCAATCACGCCGCAGACGATAATCGTCGAGAAGATTGACGAGCTAATATCGAAGGGAGAAATGGATGCAGAGATGATACACGTTGAGAGCGAGCACAGCGCCCTAGCAGCAACGTATGGCGCGGCAAGCGGTGGCGTGAGGGCATTCACCGCTACTAGTAGCCACGGCCTCGCATACATGTACGAGATGCTCTGGTGGACGGCTGGCAGCAGGATACCCGTAGTAATGGCCGTGGTTACTAGGGCGATAGGCCCGCCGTGGAATATCCATGTAAGCCACGAAGACATATTAATGACGCGCGACACTGGCTGGCTAGTATCAATGGCTGAGAACAACCAGGAGGCCTTCGACTTAACCCTGCTGATGTTCCGCATAACGGAGGACCCAAGGGTCTACCTGCCCGGCATTGTTGGGCTTGACGGCTTCATACTGAGCCACACAGTCGAGCCAGTAGAACTGCCCGACCAGGAGACCGTTGATGAGTTCCTGCCGCCGCGCCGACAGCCATACGTGATGGAGCCCGGAGAGCCCAAGGCCATGGGTAACCTGGTGCCCGACGAGTTCTTCGAGGAGCTGAGAATGGATATGCAGCAGAGCATGGAGAACGCCGTCAAAGTGATCAAGGAGGTTGGCGCAGAATATGGCAAGTACTTCGGCAGGGACTACAGCAACATGATAGACTGCTATCGGTGCAGCGACGCAGACTACCTGATAGCAGGCATAGGGTCGTGGATGGGCGATGCAAAGATCGCTGCAGACAAGCTACGCGAGAAGGGTTACCGCGTAGGCGTGGCAAGGCTACGCTGGATAAGGCCCTTCCCCTGGCACGACCTAAGAGAAATAGCCATGGGCAAGAAGGGCGTAATAGTGATGGATAGGAGCCTTTCAACAGGCCACGCAGGACCACTATTCCTAGAGATAAGCAGCGCTCTGGAAGGAAAGCCGAGCATGGTCGGTGTACCGGCTGGCATCGGAGGCGTAGACATATCGCACGACGATGTAGCATTGTTCGCCGAGAAGGCTATACAGCTCATCGAGGAGAACGGAAGAGTCTACATACCAGTAATGTGGTACCACCTAGGCAAGATTTTCCCCACATATCCCTCGAGCGGCGTAAAACTAGACTAA
- a CDS encoding 4Fe-4S binding protein produces the protein MSESKKGIVARIDPGGHKLPLSMAAPGSMGRTGYWRTERPVVNYDKCTGCYLCWLYCPENVIEMVPKKGPRGQDIPVIDYDYCKGCGICAAVCPVKAIEMVDESKFIEQEESEG, from the coding sequence ATGTCCGAGTCCAAGAAGGGTATTGTAGCCCGTATAGACCCGGGTGGGCACAAGCTTCCCTTATCAATGGCTGCTCCAGGCTCTATGGGTAGGACGGGCTACTGGAGAACTGAGAGACCAGTTGTTAACTACGACAAGTGTACTGGCTGCTACCTCTGTTGGCTCTACTGCCCGGAGAACGTGATAGAGATGGTTCCGAAGAAGGGGCCTAGGGGCCAGGACATCCCGGTAATAGATTATGATTACTGCAAGGGCTGCGGCATATGTGCAGCAGTTTGCCCCGTCAAGGCTATAGAAATGGTTGATGAGTCGAAGTTCATAGAGCAAGAGGAGAGTGAGGGGTGA
- a CDS encoding 2-oxoacid:acceptor oxidoreductase family protein, producing MSHGSSSELLHLRGLQETTELRFHGRGGQGAVTAATILVQAALFEGKWGQAIPSFGAERRGAHVLAFARVAPRPVPIHSGVRRPDVLVVLDPGLMHVERDRVLAGAKPGVKIIANLPRPISLRGFQAELYIVDATRIAKELGLVVAGWPVVNTAMLGALARVTGLVSIDSIVKAIKEYWSGRPRVAEANAESARRAYEEVKKAVLEPVKAHA from the coding sequence ATGTCGCACGGCTCTTCTAGCGAGCTTCTGCATCTCCGCGGGCTCCAAGAGACCACTGAGCTGCGCTTCCACGGCCGTGGCGGCCAGGGCGCAGTAACCGCCGCTACTATACTCGTACAGGCTGCCCTCTTCGAGGGGAAGTGGGGCCAGGCTATCCCGAGCTTCGGTGCTGAGCGTAGGGGCGCACACGTACTGGCTTTCGCGAGGGTTGCTCCAAGGCCAGTACCTATCCATAGTGGTGTGCGTCGCCCAGATGTTCTCGTCGTCCTTGATCCCGGCTTGATGCATGTTGAGCGAGATAGGGTACTGGCGGGCGCAAAGCCTGGCGTAAAGATTATCGCGAATCTCCCGCGCCCTATAAGTCTTAGAGGATTCCAGGCAGAACTCTACATAGTCGACGCGACTAGGATAGCTAAGGAGCTCGGCCTGGTCGTTGCTGGCTGGCCAGTAGTGAACACGGCTATGCTTGGGGCACTTGCCAGGGTAACGGGCCTGGTATCAATAGACAGCATTGTCAAGGCGATCAAGGAGTATTGGAGCGGTAGGCCCCGCGTGGCAGAGGCAAACGCTGAGTCTGCTAGAAGGGCCTACGAGGAGGTAAAGAAGGCTGTCCTTGAACCCGTGAAGGCACATGCGTGA